The following are encoded in a window of Periplaneta americana isolate PAMFEO1 chromosome 13, P.americana_PAMFEO1_priV1, whole genome shotgun sequence genomic DNA:
- the LOC138712163 gene encoding UPAR/Ly6 domain-containing protein CG9338-like, giving the protein MRNTLIYFLVLAGFIRAGDCIHCYVCDSRSNPHCGDPVNRTHLHQTECSLQAMGEAAGAPRLGLQNIANEAQGLNINFACMKLDAKDSTGKRGTVRSCMFAKTDTMDPCNMVDVTTKMFGVKFTMDFCGVCNEDLCNGSNMPFFSTTLLFLTVSSALFISY; this is encoded by the exons ATGCGTAACACACTCATCTATTTTCTTGTTCTTGCCGGCTTCATACGAGCAG GCGACTGCATCCACTGCTACGTTTGTGACTCAAGATCAAATCCACATTGTGGTGATCCCGTCAACAGGACTCATTTGCATCAAACGGAATGTAGTCTCCAAGCCATGGGAGAAGCTGCTGGAGCTCCGAGACTGGGTCTCCAGAACATTGCAAACGAAGCACAAGGCCTCAACATAAACTTTGCATGCATGAAATTAGACGCAAAAG ATTCAACTGGAAAGAGAGGAACGGTTCGAAGTTGCATGTTTGCAAAGACTGATACAATGGATCCATGCAATATGGTAGATGTCACAACAAAAATGTTTGGAGTGAAGTTTACCATGGATTTCTGTGGCGTCTGCAATGAAGATTTGTGTAATGGATCGAATATGCCATTCTTCTCCACAACTCTTTTATTCCTCACAGTTTCTTCTGCACTCTTTATTTCGtactga